CTTAAActcccagagccccccccccaatcagcaTGATAGTCTAAGATGTGCCCAAGCTGCTGTGATGAGGTAGACTAGCCACCTTCTGTCAGATTTGAGATGTAAACTTACCCGATTTTCAGGATTTCTAGTGAATTCAGTCCCTCAGATTCAAGTATGACCAAGGTGTGAATAGGCAACATGACTCCTGTCAGCCTACTTTTAAAGAGAACTGGGTCTTTGCACATAGATATGTAAAATTAGGTGCCTTGCCTTCCTAGTTTCCCCAATGCAAAAGCGAAAATAAGGACAAATGGTTTATGAGAGTTAGGCCTACTGCTGAATATGCCTAAGCAGAAACATTTGAGTTctcatttaaattatatttgtgtTAGGAAACAGAAGCTCAAGGCAAGAATCTTATTGCTTTTTACCATGGATGGAAGATAAATTGTGGAGACCACTCTCACAAATTGACGAAGTCATGTGCTTGGTCACTCCTCTGCTTGTTTGCCTAGCATACAGCCAATATCTTGTCAATTAGTCATGACTGCTATTTTGCTTCTGTGTGGCATAAAaagcaaaaggattctggcctaaGGCTTCATCTTGTACCCAGCTGTGAGGAGAAGCTTCCCAGGGTAATTGTGAGCTAACACTTCATTACATTGTATTCTGCTTTTTACAAAAATACATTACAAAAATTCAGAATGGGATTGTggtcaaaaaaacaaaccatgaccagtttctgttctgttcttaagGAGATTCCTTTGAGGAATCtactttcattttcagttatGTTACTGATTTATTTGCGGTTCAGTGTGTGAAGGCCTGGTGCTGCCATCCTTGCTAACTAAAGTCTTAATCCCTCTCTCCCCTGTTGTCTTACAGAGTTCCTGCTGGGGACTATGCGGAAGGATGGCAGCTGCAGAACCTTTGACTGCTTTCTCCCGCTGGTACCTTTATGCTATTCATGGCTACTTTTGCGAGGTGATGTTCACAGCTGCTTGGGAATTTGTGGTGAATTTCAACTGGAAGTTCCCAGGTGTCACCAGTGTATGGGCACTCTTCATCTATGGAACATCCATCCTCATAGTGGAAAAGATGTACCTCTACCTAAAGGACAAGTGTAACATCGTAGTTCGGTGCCTCATTTACACCCTGTGGACGTATGTCTGGGAATTCACTACTGGCTTCATCCTGCGGCAGTTCAATGCCTGCCCTTGGGACTATTCACAGTTTGACTTGAACTTCATGGGCCTCATAACCCTGGAATATGCTATTCCATGGTTCTGTGCAGCAGTCATCATGGAACAACTAGTCATCAAGAATACCCTGCGTTTGCGTTTTGATGAGAATGCTGAGCCAGGGGGTCCCACTACTGCTGTAACCTTGGCCAATGGCCACGTGAAAACTAACTGAAGGGTGACCTAGAACTTACGCTTTGGCTCAGAGAACTTTCCTGCTGCCCTTGTTGAAGACTTGTGATGACAGCCTGAAAATCAAAACTCCCCCTTGTCGTATGATAAATAAAACCTCCTGGGTTTGGAGGTGCGCATGAAGAAGTGGATCAGTAGGTTTTCTATggattttattcatttttccttttgttttttaaaccacaaGTAGCATGGTCAGCTACCTGTTGGATAGATAGTTTGACTTATAACTCACTAAGAAAACAGTCCTATTACCTGCATTTTACAGCAAAGGGGTAGGGGTGAGGGAATAAGAGACATGTTAGTCAACTGTGTACAAATAACAAGTTAGTAGATTGGCAGAGATGCCCAAATTAACTTAGTAATTGGCTTATATTTCATTAGGCAATATTCAGGTGCTTGCTTGCAACCAATACCTCCCATGGGACCTGAGATGCTGCAGGGCCAAGGAAAAACCAACAGCTGCTGAAGTAGCCCACCAGTGGCAGCCTACTGGAGAGGTAGAAATTGTCCTCCTATGTGCTCCtcctaagtttttttaaaattgcaccaCAGTACATGATATTGTGGTACAGGACATCTTGCTggatttatataaaaatattcctttttttcatcagccaCTCTGGTtttcatatatatacacacacacacacatacatatatattttaaaataaaggcttGTTCTACTGGAAAAATTATAGGGTTCTTGTACAAGCTGCATTTTGGTCAAATAGCCAAAAGTCAGAGAGGAATGGTTGAAGTCTTCCCTGCTTCCTGTCCTTACTGCTTGTAGTGGAATTTAACAGAAGGGCTTTTTCTGATCTGTTCCTGTGAGTCTGATAGTAAGTGCTCACATCACCAAGTTTCTCAATGGCTTCCTCTCCAGGGATCACTTGTCACCAGCAATATCTATGGCTGTAGATGTGGGTCTGTTGGCCAGCCCTGGAGTCATCTGGATTTTATAGCCCGCAAAACAGATCACTTGTGCACATTTCTGTTTATGCTGGCCTTCTCTAAGCCCCATCTCTTATTCTCAATGTACTAACGTAAGTGTTAGTGGTACAGCAGTTCCCCCTCCCCATGCCTTTTCATCAAGCTGTTGATGAGTGGTGATATCACACCAGTTACGTAGAGCATGGAAGTGTTCCTTCTGTCCAGGTGGGTTGTGAATGTTGTAGTAAGAGCTGCAGGCATTAGAATCTGAGGCAACTGTGAATTTCTCAAGGAGACGTGTGACTTTCAGAGGCACTGTGAGAAGTAGTCATCGTGAAGAAGATGTAAGGCACCTGTCAATCTGCCAAAGGATTAATGTTGTTGTTCCAAGAATAAAGAAacatctttctcttcctcccccaacCCCACCGTTGGCTGCTGAAAATAACGAGCGTCCAAGAGCCTTAAGAGGAGGGCTTGCTGTCATCAGGGCCAAAATAATTTCAGGTATCATTTGCACTGAATGGAACAGAACTGAAAGAGCAACGTTGAGCTTGTGATGTGTGTTTCTACATGCGTCCATAAAGTGTCTTCTTTAAGACAAGGCTGTGTTTTTGGGTGTTCTCTCTACCCCTGGCACTCAGGCCAGAGACACACAGATCTCTGCTGTCCTATGGAATTCCATTCTAAGTGAAGACAAAAGCAAGGATACACTGTCATACTGAACGGGGTTCTATAATTGTATTGTGCATAAGTGTAGCATTAATTTGGCTTGTGCTTTTTCAAGTGTGATTAAtttatttccccccatttcctccTCAGTTGGGATATCCATTGCTGGCAATGGATAAGCAGGAGCACTGGCAACAGATGTTAAGTCATGTCTATCCTTTGGTAGACAGTGTCTTCTGAAATAGTTGTCAAGCATGCATAGACATTAGAGGTCCcttttatggttttttaaaaatatttgctacTGAAGATGTCTCCTCTGTGGTATAGTGCTGTACTCAGCAGAATTATTTCTTCTCAGCTCTGCAACAGCGGTCAAgatagaataggaaaaaaaattgagcgACAATTAATTGGTTAAACACTCATGGTTTGCTAAAATCCTCTTATAGTGCAATTCTGTACATTTGTACTCAGCTGCAGGACCGTTTCATAGTCATTctactgcattgagcaggaagttgAACCAGATGACCTCAGAAGTCCCTTTCAGTGCTAAAGTTCTAAATGGGCATAGGACTGCAACCTTATTCAATCATGGGGCTTAGTGAATACTGTGAAAATAAGCATACTTTTTTGCATCCTACTCCTCTGAGCTGCTGTCTGGAACAAATTTGAAAGATAGTTGTTGCTTCTCATGAAGAACTTTCTGGAAAACATTTTTCATCCAAGTATTATGTGATGGTGGGAACAAAACAAATAGAAATGGGCTACACTTTCACTAAGCCTAGTTTCTGAAGCACCACATAAGGCTGAATAAGTATAGTTTCCCCACTTTCAATGGTGGAGTCATATTCTACATGACTCTGCAAGCTGGGATATTTAAAAATGCCATAATATTTAGTCTTCAGGGTGATATATTTGTGACAGTGATATCTACCTTCTACACTGGCTTGCTGCACAGTTCCTTGAGCATCTGTGATCTCATCCTGAATTGCATACTTGCTTGACAGTTGATCAGTAATTGTTGCTTACACAAAGGTGGTGAATTTGtgtccctccagatattgttagactgcaacacccatcattCCTTGCTATTCCCAATGCTGACTAAGGTTGATGGACAATGCTATTACATAACATATGGAGGAgatatgttttattttgtgtatGCTGCCCACTCTGAGCGTATGCTGAATAATGTAGTCCTTAACTGCTCCTACAAATGAGCTACATTTTCCAATGATGCACCAGGACTTCATTTCCAAAAGCTTATTGTATGCCAGTTTACATATGTGTCCTCAAGGGGTTGTTACTTTCATATATACACAAGTGCACTTTATTCACAGTTGGTACATCGGGAACTGAACTGGGCCTGATAAATTTACAAATTCCCATGTAGTGTCCACAAGATAACTCACTGATCATATGAGCTGTCTTTAACATTGTTCTTCATTCTCTCCAATGTATTGTGCATGTCAGGCTCTGCAGATCTTATTACTCTTCTGGGAGAAAATTATGTTGGCTGCAGCCAGAGATTTCCTGTGTTACTGTTCTACTTCTCTCAGTTTCAAGTGGGAGGAAAATGGCTGGTGTTGTTTTACAGCTGAGTTCTTAGACTACATGGTGATGACAGCCACTTTGTTGACAACTGTAGCCCATTAGCTGTGCACTGGAGGAAACACTTgcatataaaatacacaacaataaAACGCACACTATCTTGAGTTaaatatttgtgtgtatgtgtatcctCCTCATTAGATTAAAGTTGCCTGTTTGAATTCACCAGCAATAAAAAGTTGTGATTTGTTGGCTTTTCCCTGCCACATGTGAAGAGATGATATATATTTAATCTGTTGGAAACGAAGGATTATAAGCTGTTTTTGCCCTGTATCACACTTGTGTTCCGAAGTAGGTTTCCTCACAGAAATATGTAGAACCCAACACAGAGATGGTGTCTCTAGGCAAATGGTACTATTCACCTTCTCCATGTTGTCTGACACTCATGTTCCATTGGCTGTCTGGATGGACACGAGCACTGCAGCATGCGTGATTCATTGACAAGGCATGAATCATGCAAGGATCTTGCTGAATGCTGTGCTTCTATCCAGGAAGCAAATATTGGTACAGTTTCAGTATGGTTATCTTTTGTCTAAAATGCCCTGTCCCTTGTC
The Pogona vitticeps strain Pit_001003342236 chromosome 1, PviZW2.1, whole genome shotgun sequence genome window above contains:
- the TMEM229B gene encoding transmembrane protein 229B isoform X4; translation: MPVNVDESRQSSCWGLCGRMAAAEPLTAFSRWYLYAIHGYFCEVMFTAAWEFVVNFNWKFPGVTSVWALFIYGTSILIVEKMYLYLKDKCNIVVRCLIYTLWTYVWEFTTGFILRQFNACPWDYSQFDLNFMGLITLEYAIPWFCAAVIMEQLVIKNTLRLRFDENAEPGGPTTAVTLANGHVKTN
- the TMEM229B gene encoding transmembrane protein 229B isoform X2; amino-acid sequence: MCSNSSPKAALVHRPLNCTCPDMPVNVDESRQSSCWGLCGRMAAAEPLTAFSRWYLYAIHGYFCEVMFTAAWEFVVNFNWKFPGVTSVWALFIYGTSILIVEKMYLYLKDKCNIVVRCLIYTLWTYVWEFTTGFILRQFNACPWDYSQFDLNFMGLITLEYAIPWFCAAVIMEQLVIKNTLRLRFDENAEPGGPTTAVTLANGHVKTN
- the TMEM229B gene encoding transmembrane protein 229B isoform X1, with the translated sequence MKGRGLGRPAVRREHVQLATASNYGSLLRAHLISSGGGGGGNGSSTSSTASRSDPGSLHGGEWEEARLLSRAKPHRCQRAPAPEPSLLLLDRPAGQANKEARGRRACLMFWNCTCPDMPVNVDESRQSSCWGLCGRMAAAEPLTAFSRWYLYAIHGYFCEVMFTAAWEFVVNFNWKFPGVTSVWALFIYGTSILIVEKMYLYLKDKCNIVVRCLIYTLWTYVWEFTTGFILRQFNACPWDYSQFDLNFMGLITLEYAIPWFCAAVIMEQLVIKNTLRLRFDENAEPGGPTTAVTLANGHVKTN
- the TMEM229B gene encoding transmembrane protein 229B isoform X3 — protein: MTVGLLLGLPWFSQSLEESSCWGLCGRMAAAEPLTAFSRWYLYAIHGYFCEVMFTAAWEFVVNFNWKFPGVTSVWALFIYGTSILIVEKMYLYLKDKCNIVVRCLIYTLWTYVWEFTTGFILRQFNACPWDYSQFDLNFMGLITLEYAIPWFCAAVIMEQLVIKNTLRLRFDENAEPGGPTTAVTLANGHVKTN
- the TMEM229B gene encoding transmembrane protein 229B isoform X5; this translates as MAAAEPLTAFSRWYLYAIHGYFCEVMFTAAWEFVVNFNWKFPGVTSVWALFIYGTSILIVEKMYLYLKDKCNIVVRCLIYTLWTYVWEFTTGFILRQFNACPWDYSQFDLNFMGLITLEYAIPWFCAAVIMEQLVIKNTLRLRFDENAEPGGPTTAVTLANGHVKTN